The following proteins are encoded in a genomic region of Doryrhamphus excisus isolate RoL2022-K1 chromosome 6, RoL_Dexc_1.0, whole genome shotgun sequence:
- the agbl2 gene encoding cytosolic carboxypeptidase 2 isoform X1, giving the protein MAGPIIRNWWNTYQLGKSDSKDSNREEDEDVTVKRQLSISQALRTRQLRINFDEGRPVLSLRAPLDLVQFPSVSCPRWPVECEVISNAVHHIEWEPPHPEPFYYPKGHERIPFLSGEEGRQVVYSIDNGNKCSYFTCSRAGGSRVSERRASFSDASQKQRSLEFESRFESGNLQKAVQIGPFNYELSLRTDLYTSKHTQWFYFRVRNMKPGVTYRFTIVNFTKRRSLYSQGMRPLLYSQRSADESSVGWQRAGSNIAYYRSQNRKANNESESLYSLTWTLQFPYEADTCYVAHCYPYTYSHLQCYLRHISSKPTVASYCKVRVLCHSLAGNVVYVLTVTSRTGGKVKDNGNKKAVVVTARVHPGETNSSWMMEGFLDFLLGDSDDAQLLRDTFVFKVVPMLNPDGVVVGNYRCSLAGRDLNRNYKSVLRDSFPCIWHTRNMVEKLMNETDVVLYCDFHGHNRKNNVFMYGCNNQEDASSRLHERVFPLMMSKNASDKFCFKSCKFQVQKSKEGTGRIAMWRLGIKNSYTMEATFGGSTLGDRKGTHFTTQDLKSLGFYVCDTLLDYCDPDPSKMTYCLTELTALLRKEAKERLGKESDTDFSVSDLESGTSGSDSSDSDGLPAHLLQQAPSDHEEHPPVKNKKKVSHKRRNRLRSTIHQPTVPPESSPQHAEPDLQREEDAGKRSSKESLLGRHRRKWQVNTPVRKIVIPAAHANHGDVRHVTLWQGCEPVKDDRGEDSGPAANMRRARPNINTIVTLSPRRGQQRNTAQWRYSSQLLHLSAVLPRPPKFMHPIQHQHQHQQRQQQPCLSRRSPFHADRRLLSNITIEHLPGCPGCKGAHSYLGPNRYYVHEDFPSGHADVASKKWREKRKEGGVAEVGLLKHNPFQERNRGDVILELSRRKSAPHSNVLVPVLRCTDLRGTSLCDTTREDKGTKSVLPPVTKSPSSTEWHDS; this is encoded by the exons ATGGCCGGTCCCATCATCAGGAATTGGTGGAATACCTACCAGTTGGGAAAATCTGACAGCAAAGACTCCAACAGAGAGGAGGACGAGGACGTGACGGTGAAAAGGCAGT TGTCCATAAGCCAGGCCCTGCGAACCAGGCAGCTACGCATCAACTTCGACGAAGGACGCCCGGTGTTGAGTCTTAGAGCGCCGCTGGATCTGGTCCAGTTCCCGTCCGTCTCCTGCCCCCGCTGGCCCGTAGAGTGCGAGGTCATCAGCAATGCGGTCCATCACATCG AGTGGGAACCTCCTCATCCCGAACCTTTCTACTACCCCAAGGGCCACGAGAGGATCCCCTTTCTTTCGGGGGAGGAGGGCCGACAGGTGGTCTACTCTATAGACAATG GCAACAAGTGTTCCTACTTCACGTGTTCTCGTGCCGGAGGGTCCAGGGTGTCGGAGAGAAGAGCCTCTTTCAGTGACGCCAGTCAAAAACAACGCTCTCTTGAGTTCGAGTCCCGATTTGAGAGCGGGAACCTTCAGAAGGCTGTGCAAAT CGGCCCCTTCAACTACGAGCTCAGCCTGCGCACCGACCTGTACACCAGCAAGCACACGCAGTGGTTTTACTTCCGAGTGAGGAACATGAAGCCCGGGGTCACCTACCGCTTCACCATCGTCAACTTCACCAAGCGCCGCAGCCTTTATTCCCAGGGTATGAGGCCGCTGCTGTACTCCCAGAGATCTGCCGACGAGAGCTCTGTGGGCTGGCAACGCGCCGGCTCCAATATCGCGTACTACCGCAGCCAG AACAGGAAGGCCAACAACGAGTCTGAGAGCCTGTACTCCCTGACGTGGACCCTCCAGTTCCCGTACGAAGCCGACACCTGCTACGTGGCGCACTGCTACCCCTACACCTACTCCCACCTCCAGTGCTACCTGAGGCACATCTCCTCCAAGCCCACCGTGGCCTCCTACTGCAAAGTACGGGTGCTGTGCCACAGCCTTGCTGGGAACGTGGTCTACGTGCTGACCGTCACCTCACGGACCGGCGGCAAGGTGAAGGACAACGGCAACAAGAAGGCCGTCGTGGTGACGGCCCGAGTCCACCCTGGAGAAACCAACAGCTCCTGGATGATGGAGGGGTTCCTCGACTTTCTACTCGGGGACTCGGATGATGCTCAGCTTCTGCGggacacttttgtttttaag GTGGTGCCGATGCTCAACCCAGACGGGGTGGTGGTGGGCAACTACCGCTGCTCTCTGGCCGGCAGGGACCTCAACAGGAACTACAAGTCCGTGCTCAGGGATTCCTTCCCGTGCATATGGCATACCCGCAACATGGTGGAAAA ACTGATGAACGAGACAGACGTCGTTCTCTACTGCGACTTCCACGGCCACAACCGTAAAAACAACGTGTTCATGTACGGCTGCAACAACCAGGAGGACGCCTCGTCCCGCCTCCACGAGAGGGTCTTCCCGCTGATGATGAGCAAGAACGCCAGCGACAAG TTCTGCTTCAAGAGCTGTAAATTCCAGGTTCAGAAGAGCAAAGAGGGAACGGGTCGAATCGCCATGTGGAGACTCGGCATCAAGAACAGCTACACCATGGAGGCCACCTTTGGTGGCTCCACGCTCG GAGACCGTAAGGGGACCCACTTCACCACTCAAGACCTGAAGTCTCTGGGCTTCTACGTTTGCGACACCTTGCTGGACTACTGTGATCCAGATCCCAGTAAG ATGACCTACTGCCTGACTGAACTCACAGCTCTGCTGAGAAAGGAAGCCAAGGAACGTCTGGGCAAAGAATCAGACACCGACTTCTCCGTCTCCGATTTGGAATCTGG CACCAGCGGTTCTGATAGTTCTGATTCTGATGGACTTCCAGCTCACTTGCTCCAGCAGGCACCCAGCGACCACGAGGAG CACCCCCCCGTGAAGAACAAAAAGAAAGTGAGTCACAAAAGAAGGAACAGGCTGAGGTCCACCATCCACCAACCAACGGTTCCGCCTGAGAGCAGCCCCCAGCATGCA GAGCCTGATCTTCAGCGTGAGGAGGATGCAGGCAAACGGAGCAGCAAGGAAAGCCTGCTGGGAAGACACCGGAGGAAATGGCAG GTCAATACTCCAGTCAGGAAGATTGTCATCCCCGCAGCGCATGCTAACCATGGAGACGTCCGTCATGTGACCCTGTGGCAAGGCTGTGAGCCCGTCAAG GATGATCGTGGCGAAGACTCCGGCCCGGCAGCAAACATGCGGAGGGCGCGCCCAAACATCAACACCATTGTCACTCTTTCGCCCCGCAGAG GCCAGCAAAGAAACACAGCCCAGTGGAGGTACTCATCCCAGCTGCTGCACCTCAGCGCCGTGCTTCCTCGCCCCCCCAAATTCATGCATCCCatccagcatcagcatcagcatcagcagcgCCAGCAGCAGCCGTGCTTATCTA GGCGGTCACCCTTCCACGCCGACAG GCGCCTGCTGTCCAACATCACCATCGAACACTTGCCCGGCTGCCCCGGGTGCAAAGGGGCGCACTCCTACCTGGGGCCCAACCGCTACTACGTGCACGAAGACTTCCCCAGCGGGCATGCCGACGTAGCCAGCAAGAAATGGCGGGaaaagaggaaggaaggaggcgtGGCAGAAG tGGGATTGCTGAAACATAATCCATTTCAAGAGCGGAACCGTGGAGACGTCATCTTGGAACTGTCCCGGAGAAAATCTGCCCCCCACTCCAACGTCTTAGTTCCCGTGCTGAGGTGCACGGACCTGCGAGGAACCAG TCTGTGCGACACGACCCGAGAAGACAAAGgaacaaaaagtgttttaccCCCCGTGACAAAGTCCCCCTCGTCCACAGAGTGGCATGATTCATGA
- the fnbp4 gene encoding LOW QUALITY PROTEIN: formin-binding protein 4 (The sequence of the model RefSeq protein was modified relative to this genomic sequence to represent the inferred CDS: deleted 1 base in 1 codon), which translates to MKRRARGTGGAVGRRTILQLSPSGPRGGNAGEREEGPSGSDDEQEGEGQRFVRDKRANMKPPTVKATEGLSLLGAYEDSDEEDAAESRPTAMTSQHNRSADIDSTLANFMAEIDAITTQPSSDDATGQPKDPASIPPKPEAQQPGASAQFEFNTQYSLAGVNVEMGDWQEVWDENSGCYYYWNTVTNEVSWELPNFLANQVQSLAQYADSSSVNGNGTSHASYYAGANTSAAAPTSTKDTKVKAVMESVVGLASKEEERCGVAASLLGPLIPEEVKDAEEKWRKRILKGLDENETILDSDGEGVRPAGSPVTPLRDSDAVQTVEKDCAAKKTSEENSDTEVAPEEDTMELELALERKKAELQALEDGDGSAGGSSPSSETSQDASGSRAALKKKRWKAVFPSASSPDSNSRSSDLPDSTHAANVNVLESMAAEEDRETEDSEQKPDLNAPPKEEVETPELKFQIGELANTLTSKMDFLGINKKAVSNFQLLLLQTETRIADWREGALNGLYLRRRLQEAAEHIKYYELNAAPKGWSCHWDREHRRYFYVNDLTHASQWEFPTEEAKGDGPKGSHTSQDDDKAPNGGSAGPSVRAPAAPPAAPPSHASSLWSPSQPPLPDSPPPPPEDPPLPPLPPGSPPPPPPPPPDSDSEIMEVEMEMDDDDDEPPAPGTEDNGTGWPPSAIAGLKVMESSSLLGKAQKRKAGQQNKAIIGSSPILYTQPVATAAAVMAAPVYWGVPAVTAPMIPCEPPLPPVPTLPPQPPLPPPQPTFEAPVSKAAPVEKVKKPKKDKKTKTKMPSLVKKWQSIQKELEEEEKSSSSDEDREQLNKRSIEDWKQQQLLTGKASKNANFEALPDDWRERLKKRKLNST; encoded by the exons ATGAAAAGGAGAGCTCGCGGGACGGGAGGAGCGGTTGGTCGGAGGACAATTCTACAGCTTTCTCCTTCGGGGCCCCGCGGTGGGAATGCCGGGGAGAGGGAAGAAGGACCCTCGGGATCGGATG ACGAGCAGGAAGGAGAGGGGCAAAGATTCGTGAGAGACAAACGCGCCAACATGAAGCCTCCCACAGTGAAAGCCACCG AGGGACTGTCTTTGCTTGGAGCCTATGAAGATAGCGATGAAGAGGATGCTGCCGAGTCCCGACCAACTGCTATGACCTCTCAGCATAATCGCTCTGCGGATATTGACAGTACATTAGCTAATTTCATGGCT GAAATTGATGCAATCACCACTCAACCAAGTTCAGATGATGCAACGGGTCAGCCTAAAGACCCGGCTAGCATCCCACCCAAACCAGAGGCTCAGCAGCCGGGTGCCAGTGCACAGTTTGAGTTCAACACTCAGTACTCCTTAGCTGGAG TGAACGTGGAAATGGGGGACTGGCAAGAAGTATGGGACGAGAACTCTGGCTGCTATTATTACTGGAACACTGTGACCAATGAGGTCTCCTGGGAACTGCCCAACTTTTTAGCTAATCAAGTGCAAAGCCTGGCTCAGTATGCAGACAG TTCCAGTGTCAATGGCAACGGCACATCCCATGCATCTTACTACGCTGGTGCAAATACAAGTGCTGCAGCTCCAACATCGACTAAAGACACTAAAGTCAAGGCAG TCATGGAGAGTGTCGTTGGCCTCGCCAGCAAAGAGGAGGAGCGCTGTGGAGTGGCTGCATCTCTGCTCGGTCCCTTGATCCCCGAAGAGGTGAAAGATGCAGAGGAGAAATGGAGAAAAAGAATCCTTAAAGGTTTGGACGAGAACGAGACCATTTTGGATTCTGACGGAGAGGGTGTTCGCCCCGCCGGATCCCCCGTGACTCCTTTGCGTGACTCGGACGCTGTCCAAACTGTGGAGAAAGATTGTGCCGCCAAGAAGACCTCCGAGGAGAACTCTGACACGGAAGTGGCACCAGAGGAAGACACGATGGAGCTGGAACTGGCTTTGGAGAGAAAAAAG GCTGAGCTCCAGGCACTGGAGGATGGTGATGGAAGCGCAGGGGGCTCCAGTCCCTCTTCTGAGACAAGCCAAGATGCTTCTGGTTCTCGTGCCGCACTTAAGAAGAAACGGTGGAAAGCAGTTTTTCCCAGCGCTTCAAGTCCTGATTCCAACAGTCGGAGCTCAGACCTTCCGGACAGCACACACGCCG CAAATGTCAACGTGCTGGAGAGCATGGCGGCAGAGGAGGACAGGGAGACGGAGGACTCTGAGCAGAAACCAGATTTAAACGCTCCACCCAAAGAGGAAGTAGAGACACCCGAGCTCAAG TTTCAGATTGGAGAACTGGCTAACACCTTAACCAGCAAAATGGACTTCCTGGGCATCAACAAAAAGGCGGTCTCGAACTTTCAGCTGCTTCTGCTGCAAACCGAG ACACGGATCGCGGACTGGAGGGAGGGCGCACTGAACGGGCTCTATCTTCGCCGCAGGCTGCAGGAAGCCGCCGAAcacataaaatattatgaacTTAACGCCGCCCCTAAAGGCTGGTCCTGCCACTGGGACAG AGAGCACAGGCGGTATTTTTATGTCAACGACCTGACCCATGCTTCCCAGTGGGAGTTCCCGACGGAAGAGGCAAAGGGGGACGGCCCGAAAGGAAGCCACACGAGCCAGGACGATGACAAGGCACCCAATGGGGGGTCCGCAG GCCCGTCTGTTCGTGCGCCCGCTGCCCCACCCGCTGCCCCTCCGTCCCATGCATCTTCATTGTGGTCGCCATCTCAGCCCCCGCTTCCCGACAGCCCGCCCCCACCGCCCGAAGACCCGCcacttcctcctctccctcctgGTTCGCCACCTCcaccgccgccccccccccct gacagTGATAGTGAGATCATGGAGGTGGAAATGGAGATGGACGACGATGACGACGAGCCCCCAGCCCCTGGAACTGAGGACAATGGCACCGGGTGGCCTCCTTCAGCCATTGCAGGGCTTAAG GTCATGGAATCATCAAGTCTACTGGGAAAGGCTCAGAAACGCAAAGCTGGCCAGCAGAATAAAGCCATCATTGGAAGCAGTCCCATCCTGTACACGCAGCCTGTTGCCACCGCAG CTGCGGTCATGGCTGCACCCGTCTACTGGGGCGTGCCGGCTGTCACTGCACCCATGATCCCGTGCGAGCCGCCCCTCCCGCCTGTTCCCACTCTGCCCCCACAACCGCCTCTGCCACCTCCCCAGCCAACCTTTGAAGCCCCGGTTTCTAAAGCGGCGCCTGTAGAAAAGGTCAAGAAACCCAAAAAGGATAAG AAGACAAAGACCAAAATGCCGTCCCTGGTGAAGAAGTGGCAGAGCATCCAGAAAgaactggaggaggaggagaagagcagCTCCAGTGATGAGGACCGAGAGCAGCTCAACAAGAGGAGTATAGAAGACtggaagcagcagcagctcttgAC AGGAAAAGCGTCAAAGAACGCCAACTTCGAGGCGCTTCCCGATGACTGGCGAGAGCGACTGAAGAAAAGGAAGCTGAACAGCACGTGA
- the agbl2 gene encoding cytosolic carboxypeptidase 2 isoform X3 — protein MRSITSGHERIPFLSGEEGRQVVYSIDNGNKCSYFTCSRAGGSRVSERRASFSDASQKQRSLEFESRFESGNLQKAVQIGPFNYELSLRTDLYTSKHTQWFYFRVRNMKPGVTYRFTIVNFTKRRSLYSQGMRPLLYSQRSADESSVGWQRAGSNIAYYRSQNRKANNESESLYSLTWTLQFPYEADTCYVAHCYPYTYSHLQCYLRHISSKPTVASYCKVRVLCHSLAGNVVYVLTVTSRTGGKVKDNGNKKAVVVTARVHPGETNSSWMMEGFLDFLLGDSDDAQLLRDTFVFKVVPMLNPDGVVVGNYRCSLAGRDLNRNYKSVLRDSFPCIWHTRNMVEKLMNETDVVLYCDFHGHNRKNNVFMYGCNNQEDASSRLHERVFPLMMSKNASDKFCFKSCKFQVQKSKEGTGRIAMWRLGIKNSYTMEATFGGSTLGDRKGTHFTTQDLKSLGFYVCDTLLDYCDPDPSKMTYCLTELTALLRKEAKERLGKESDTDFSVSDLESGTSGSDSSDSDGLPAHLLQQAPSDHEEHPPVKNKKKVSHKRRNRLRSTIHQPTVPPESSPQHAEPDLQREEDAGKRSSKESLLGRHRRKWQVNTPVRKIVIPAAHANHGDVRHVTLWQGCEPVKDDRGEDSGPAANMRRARPNINTIVTLSPRRGQQRNTAQWRYSSQLLHLSAVLPRPPKFMHPIQHQHQHQQRQQQPCLSRRSPFHADRRLLSNITIEHLPGCPGCKGAHSYLGPNRYYVHEDFPSGHADVASKKWREKRKEGGVAEVGLLKHNPFQERNRGDVILELSRRKSAPHSNVLVPVLRCTDLRGTSLCDTTREDKGTKSVLPPVTKSPSSTEWHDS, from the exons ATGCGGTCCATCACATCG GGCCACGAGAGGATCCCCTTTCTTTCGGGGGAGGAGGGCCGACAGGTGGTCTACTCTATAGACAATG GCAACAAGTGTTCCTACTTCACGTGTTCTCGTGCCGGAGGGTCCAGGGTGTCGGAGAGAAGAGCCTCTTTCAGTGACGCCAGTCAAAAACAACGCTCTCTTGAGTTCGAGTCCCGATTTGAGAGCGGGAACCTTCAGAAGGCTGTGCAAAT CGGCCCCTTCAACTACGAGCTCAGCCTGCGCACCGACCTGTACACCAGCAAGCACACGCAGTGGTTTTACTTCCGAGTGAGGAACATGAAGCCCGGGGTCACCTACCGCTTCACCATCGTCAACTTCACCAAGCGCCGCAGCCTTTATTCCCAGGGTATGAGGCCGCTGCTGTACTCCCAGAGATCTGCCGACGAGAGCTCTGTGGGCTGGCAACGCGCCGGCTCCAATATCGCGTACTACCGCAGCCAG AACAGGAAGGCCAACAACGAGTCTGAGAGCCTGTACTCCCTGACGTGGACCCTCCAGTTCCCGTACGAAGCCGACACCTGCTACGTGGCGCACTGCTACCCCTACACCTACTCCCACCTCCAGTGCTACCTGAGGCACATCTCCTCCAAGCCCACCGTGGCCTCCTACTGCAAAGTACGGGTGCTGTGCCACAGCCTTGCTGGGAACGTGGTCTACGTGCTGACCGTCACCTCACGGACCGGCGGCAAGGTGAAGGACAACGGCAACAAGAAGGCCGTCGTGGTGACGGCCCGAGTCCACCCTGGAGAAACCAACAGCTCCTGGATGATGGAGGGGTTCCTCGACTTTCTACTCGGGGACTCGGATGATGCTCAGCTTCTGCGggacacttttgtttttaag GTGGTGCCGATGCTCAACCCAGACGGGGTGGTGGTGGGCAACTACCGCTGCTCTCTGGCCGGCAGGGACCTCAACAGGAACTACAAGTCCGTGCTCAGGGATTCCTTCCCGTGCATATGGCATACCCGCAACATGGTGGAAAA ACTGATGAACGAGACAGACGTCGTTCTCTACTGCGACTTCCACGGCCACAACCGTAAAAACAACGTGTTCATGTACGGCTGCAACAACCAGGAGGACGCCTCGTCCCGCCTCCACGAGAGGGTCTTCCCGCTGATGATGAGCAAGAACGCCAGCGACAAG TTCTGCTTCAAGAGCTGTAAATTCCAGGTTCAGAAGAGCAAAGAGGGAACGGGTCGAATCGCCATGTGGAGACTCGGCATCAAGAACAGCTACACCATGGAGGCCACCTTTGGTGGCTCCACGCTCG GAGACCGTAAGGGGACCCACTTCACCACTCAAGACCTGAAGTCTCTGGGCTTCTACGTTTGCGACACCTTGCTGGACTACTGTGATCCAGATCCCAGTAAG ATGACCTACTGCCTGACTGAACTCACAGCTCTGCTGAGAAAGGAAGCCAAGGAACGTCTGGGCAAAGAATCAGACACCGACTTCTCCGTCTCCGATTTGGAATCTGG CACCAGCGGTTCTGATAGTTCTGATTCTGATGGACTTCCAGCTCACTTGCTCCAGCAGGCACCCAGCGACCACGAGGAG CACCCCCCCGTGAAGAACAAAAAGAAAGTGAGTCACAAAAGAAGGAACAGGCTGAGGTCCACCATCCACCAACCAACGGTTCCGCCTGAGAGCAGCCCCCAGCATGCA GAGCCTGATCTTCAGCGTGAGGAGGATGCAGGCAAACGGAGCAGCAAGGAAAGCCTGCTGGGAAGACACCGGAGGAAATGGCAG GTCAATACTCCAGTCAGGAAGATTGTCATCCCCGCAGCGCATGCTAACCATGGAGACGTCCGTCATGTGACCCTGTGGCAAGGCTGTGAGCCCGTCAAG GATGATCGTGGCGAAGACTCCGGCCCGGCAGCAAACATGCGGAGGGCGCGCCCAAACATCAACACCATTGTCACTCTTTCGCCCCGCAGAG GCCAGCAAAGAAACACAGCCCAGTGGAGGTACTCATCCCAGCTGCTGCACCTCAGCGCCGTGCTTCCTCGCCCCCCCAAATTCATGCATCCCatccagcatcagcatcagcatcagcagcgCCAGCAGCAGCCGTGCTTATCTA GGCGGTCACCCTTCCACGCCGACAG GCGCCTGCTGTCCAACATCACCATCGAACACTTGCCCGGCTGCCCCGGGTGCAAAGGGGCGCACTCCTACCTGGGGCCCAACCGCTACTACGTGCACGAAGACTTCCCCAGCGGGCATGCCGACGTAGCCAGCAAGAAATGGCGGGaaaagaggaaggaaggaggcgtGGCAGAAG tGGGATTGCTGAAACATAATCCATTTCAAGAGCGGAACCGTGGAGACGTCATCTTGGAACTGTCCCGGAGAAAATCTGCCCCCCACTCCAACGTCTTAGTTCCCGTGCTGAGGTGCACGGACCTGCGAGGAACCAG TCTGTGCGACACGACCCGAGAAGACAAAGgaacaaaaagtgttttaccCCCCGTGACAAAGTCCCCCTCGTCCACAGAGTGGCATGATTCATGA
- the agbl2 gene encoding cytosolic carboxypeptidase 2 isoform X2, with protein MAGPIIRNWWNTYQLGKSDSKDSNREEDEDVTVKRQLSISQALRTRQLRINFDEGRPVLSLRAPLDLVQFPSVSCPRWPVECEVISNAVHHIEWEPPHPEPFYYPKGHERIPFLSGEEGRQVVYSIDNGNKCSYFTCSRAGGSRVSERRASFSDASQKQRSLEFESRFESGNLQKAVQIGPFNYELSLRTDLYTSKHTQWFYFRVRNMKPGVTYRFTIVNFTKRRSLYSQGMRPLLYSQRSADESSVGWQRAGSNIAYYRSQNRKANNESESLYSLTWTLQFPYEADTCYVAHCYPYTYSHLQCYLRHISSKPTVASYCKVRVLCHSLAGNVVYVLTVTSRTGGKVKDNGNKKAVVVTARVHPGETNSSWMMEGFLDFLLGDSDDAQLLRDTFVFKVVPMLNPDGVVVGNYRCSLAGRDLNRNYKSVLRDSFPCIWHTRNMVEKLMNETDVVLYCDFHGHNRKNNVFMYGCNNQEDASSRLHERVFPLMMSKNASDKVQKSKEGTGRIAMWRLGIKNSYTMEATFGGSTLGDRKGTHFTTQDLKSLGFYVCDTLLDYCDPDPSKMTYCLTELTALLRKEAKERLGKESDTDFSVSDLESGTSGSDSSDSDGLPAHLLQQAPSDHEEHPPVKNKKKVSHKRRNRLRSTIHQPTVPPESSPQHAEPDLQREEDAGKRSSKESLLGRHRRKWQVNTPVRKIVIPAAHANHGDVRHVTLWQGCEPVKDDRGEDSGPAANMRRARPNINTIVTLSPRRGQQRNTAQWRYSSQLLHLSAVLPRPPKFMHPIQHQHQHQQRQQQPCLSRRSPFHADRRLLSNITIEHLPGCPGCKGAHSYLGPNRYYVHEDFPSGHADVASKKWREKRKEGGVAEVGLLKHNPFQERNRGDVILELSRRKSAPHSNVLVPVLRCTDLRGTSLCDTTREDKGTKSVLPPVTKSPSSTEWHDS; from the exons ATGGCCGGTCCCATCATCAGGAATTGGTGGAATACCTACCAGTTGGGAAAATCTGACAGCAAAGACTCCAACAGAGAGGAGGACGAGGACGTGACGGTGAAAAGGCAGT TGTCCATAAGCCAGGCCCTGCGAACCAGGCAGCTACGCATCAACTTCGACGAAGGACGCCCGGTGTTGAGTCTTAGAGCGCCGCTGGATCTGGTCCAGTTCCCGTCCGTCTCCTGCCCCCGCTGGCCCGTAGAGTGCGAGGTCATCAGCAATGCGGTCCATCACATCG AGTGGGAACCTCCTCATCCCGAACCTTTCTACTACCCCAAGGGCCACGAGAGGATCCCCTTTCTTTCGGGGGAGGAGGGCCGACAGGTGGTCTACTCTATAGACAATG GCAACAAGTGTTCCTACTTCACGTGTTCTCGTGCCGGAGGGTCCAGGGTGTCGGAGAGAAGAGCCTCTTTCAGTGACGCCAGTCAAAAACAACGCTCTCTTGAGTTCGAGTCCCGATTTGAGAGCGGGAACCTTCAGAAGGCTGTGCAAAT CGGCCCCTTCAACTACGAGCTCAGCCTGCGCACCGACCTGTACACCAGCAAGCACACGCAGTGGTTTTACTTCCGAGTGAGGAACATGAAGCCCGGGGTCACCTACCGCTTCACCATCGTCAACTTCACCAAGCGCCGCAGCCTTTATTCCCAGGGTATGAGGCCGCTGCTGTACTCCCAGAGATCTGCCGACGAGAGCTCTGTGGGCTGGCAACGCGCCGGCTCCAATATCGCGTACTACCGCAGCCAG AACAGGAAGGCCAACAACGAGTCTGAGAGCCTGTACTCCCTGACGTGGACCCTCCAGTTCCCGTACGAAGCCGACACCTGCTACGTGGCGCACTGCTACCCCTACACCTACTCCCACCTCCAGTGCTACCTGAGGCACATCTCCTCCAAGCCCACCGTGGCCTCCTACTGCAAAGTACGGGTGCTGTGCCACAGCCTTGCTGGGAACGTGGTCTACGTGCTGACCGTCACCTCACGGACCGGCGGCAAGGTGAAGGACAACGGCAACAAGAAGGCCGTCGTGGTGACGGCCCGAGTCCACCCTGGAGAAACCAACAGCTCCTGGATGATGGAGGGGTTCCTCGACTTTCTACTCGGGGACTCGGATGATGCTCAGCTTCTGCGggacacttttgtttttaag GTGGTGCCGATGCTCAACCCAGACGGGGTGGTGGTGGGCAACTACCGCTGCTCTCTGGCCGGCAGGGACCTCAACAGGAACTACAAGTCCGTGCTCAGGGATTCCTTCCCGTGCATATGGCATACCCGCAACATGGTGGAAAA ACTGATGAACGAGACAGACGTCGTTCTCTACTGCGACTTCCACGGCCACAACCGTAAAAACAACGTGTTCATGTACGGCTGCAACAACCAGGAGGACGCCTCGTCCCGCCTCCACGAGAGGGTCTTCCCGCTGATGATGAGCAAGAACGCCAGCGACAAG GTTCAGAAGAGCAAAGAGGGAACGGGTCGAATCGCCATGTGGAGACTCGGCATCAAGAACAGCTACACCATGGAGGCCACCTTTGGTGGCTCCACGCTCG GAGACCGTAAGGGGACCCACTTCACCACTCAAGACCTGAAGTCTCTGGGCTTCTACGTTTGCGACACCTTGCTGGACTACTGTGATCCAGATCCCAGTAAG ATGACCTACTGCCTGACTGAACTCACAGCTCTGCTGAGAAAGGAAGCCAAGGAACGTCTGGGCAAAGAATCAGACACCGACTTCTCCGTCTCCGATTTGGAATCTGG CACCAGCGGTTCTGATAGTTCTGATTCTGATGGACTTCCAGCTCACTTGCTCCAGCAGGCACCCAGCGACCACGAGGAG CACCCCCCCGTGAAGAACAAAAAGAAAGTGAGTCACAAAAGAAGGAACAGGCTGAGGTCCACCATCCACCAACCAACGGTTCCGCCTGAGAGCAGCCCCCAGCATGCA GAGCCTGATCTTCAGCGTGAGGAGGATGCAGGCAAACGGAGCAGCAAGGAAAGCCTGCTGGGAAGACACCGGAGGAAATGGCAG GTCAATACTCCAGTCAGGAAGATTGTCATCCCCGCAGCGCATGCTAACCATGGAGACGTCCGTCATGTGACCCTGTGGCAAGGCTGTGAGCCCGTCAAG GATGATCGTGGCGAAGACTCCGGCCCGGCAGCAAACATGCGGAGGGCGCGCCCAAACATCAACACCATTGTCACTCTTTCGCCCCGCAGAG GCCAGCAAAGAAACACAGCCCAGTGGAGGTACTCATCCCAGCTGCTGCACCTCAGCGCCGTGCTTCCTCGCCCCCCCAAATTCATGCATCCCatccagcatcagcatcagcatcagcagcgCCAGCAGCAGCCGTGCTTATCTA GGCGGTCACCCTTCCACGCCGACAG GCGCCTGCTGTCCAACATCACCATCGAACACTTGCCCGGCTGCCCCGGGTGCAAAGGGGCGCACTCCTACCTGGGGCCCAACCGCTACTACGTGCACGAAGACTTCCCCAGCGGGCATGCCGACGTAGCCAGCAAGAAATGGCGGGaaaagaggaaggaaggaggcgtGGCAGAAG tGGGATTGCTGAAACATAATCCATTTCAAGAGCGGAACCGTGGAGACGTCATCTTGGAACTGTCCCGGAGAAAATCTGCCCCCCACTCCAACGTCTTAGTTCCCGTGCTGAGGTGCACGGACCTGCGAGGAACCAG TCTGTGCGACACGACCCGAGAAGACAAAGgaacaaaaagtgttttaccCCCCGTGACAAAGTCCCCCTCGTCCACAGAGTGGCATGATTCATGA